Proteins co-encoded in one Bombus pyrosoma isolate SC7728 linkage group LG4, ASM1482585v1, whole genome shotgun sequence genomic window:
- the LOC122566710 gene encoding protein lap4 isoform X4, with the protein MFRCIPIFKGCNRQVEYIDKRHCSLPCVPDDILRYSRSLEELLLDANHIRDLPKNFFRLQKLRKLGLSDNEIHRLPPDIQNFENLVELDVSRNDIPDIPENIKNLRALQVADFSSNPIPRLPAGFVQLRNLTVLGLNDMSLTNLPPDFGSLEALQSLELRENLLKSLPESLSQLYKLERLDLGDNDIEVLPAHIGKLPALQELWLDHNQLQHLPPEIGELKTLACLDVSENRLEDLPEEIGGLESLTDLHLSQNVIEKLPDGLGELQKLTILKVDQNRLSTLNSNIGRCENLQELILTENFLLELPVTIGKLHNLNNLNVDRNSLQSLPTEIGNLKQLGVLSLRDNKLQYLPIEVGQCTALHVLDVSGNRLQYLPYSLINLNLKAVWLSKNQAQPMLTFQTDVDEETGQEVLICFLLPQLEIHPDDSGRIGMLGGMRNVVQDGEMRELGSSDDEGWQEKEASRTHSVKFTDEPPETDKETPFVRQNTPHPKELKAKAHKLFSKGKNDSRSASTDEQDVSQTFGLDKTETDISTKSNDLTTETIEQESLQPESIENAQKETIPGIAADNADFQSSNEPEIVSNQYITESNADVRTEGSISESKDINDKDEEESENEETQRHVEFSIVEGIDYDGSGDSNRPNRLHRRDTPHHLKNKRIHTAIDKEKVASIIAQALTKKNDEISTSTSAPAEPTENFDAQSQGAISDAEPTIEVREEQYEIHIERTTGGLGLSIAGGIGSTPFKGDDEGIFISRVTEGGPADLAGLKVEDKVLSVNGVSVVNVGHYDAVEVLKACGRVLVLVVQREVTRIVPPYEQVSSRKDSACSSLSTSRAPSATSHVSSTGLPHNLENGDALPHDAIKSKKIPEPISSTKAGNEPMVSVLVHTTLIRDQNGLGFSIAGGEGSPPFKDNSDAIYISRITDGGVAQKDGKLLVGDKVISINGVEMRGAKHEQAVALLTGLERFVRLVVEREIPLSQANAATVVTPSEKSPRVIGAPRPYTGLYNANSYIANRPGYTGYRRSIDADRTLSPSPTSKTPPPMKIETTELPKMNGVTESGNIKNVSSISPSPTNSQPHPQPAPRHSISQPTITPTTTTSSTPTSSTEPRSTSPQEDIQDVILVKEGSLGFSIIGGTDHSCTPFGAKEPGIFISHVVPGGIAAKSGKLRMGDRILKVNGTDVTKATHQEAVMELLRPGDQIVLTVQHDPLPENYQLVEIEYIPVTELVITKEPGEKLGMHIKGGLRGQKGNPLDHTDEGVFISKINSGGAAKRDGRLKVGMRLLEVNGTSLLGATHQEAVNILRCSGNTITLVVCKGYDKSEIEPVLPLSDGRDSKESRTSKELKDPAAEGTKSLSQSISSLDRDDEEAATLRQEQEMKAELVAWEQEERERALLEHREKSTPEKVLDVVRAAESLVSKSSSPVDMVVPPKSPGGTKDLKTTTIVMSKHTLAPQNTNSLSKERDGTSVDSPSPQSPVSTLTSSMNFDRSTAVQSLPSPKKKSSIPKRSITFADLPPSSRKEPINYPTSTNEYPSSLHDNRYISDPQITSYKKVYQNPIQTTQYSSRSKLPPTPLTAPPSMGDYGTSVPFDKRQNARSVGGSNQVELSPTPSPTPPLVKMSVSDKKKLFESAMEEHLKPSPKPEKVFSFLSQDEVEKMKQEEEKKIATLTRDELKSWAQLDENEGLEDLEETLEDQDNRRPNSRLSSRSSIPLLQNLPSSVRTAKAERRLKERLIQEGIISDEDEESHLSPAEQRALRAEKRAAWRQARLKSLEQDAIQAQMVIKKMSEMMDTTNKADPTQDSTDAVTAVPETEKTADFTTLRPSSADFPKLAVRSKVGPPKEIRESEKVVDEKVTRRTEEYVDEVTGERRVRTVEYVEKLIERQVETLREKIISLELSNAEDEVESIIGTGASDAESESEEITGQPSNVNTTQEKTETIIPTSATEDAAPKISANTILVSKKKKRKRSKKGRH; encoded by the exons ATATACCAGACATTCCTGAGAACATCAAGAATTTACGGGCACTTCAGGTGGCGGATTTCAGCAGTAATCCAATTCCAAG ACTTCCAGCAGGGTTCGTGCAATTAAGAAACTTAACTGTTTTGGGACTCAATGATATGTCCCTTACGAATCTACCGCCTGATTTCGGAAG CTTGGAGGCGTTGCAGTCATTGGAGTTGAGGGAAAATTTGCTCAAATCCTTGCCGGAATCGCTTTCCCAACTTTATAAATTGGAGCGGCTGGATCTTGGTGACAATGACATTGAAGTTTTA CCAGCACATATAGGAAAATTACCAGCATTACAAGAATTATGGTTGGATCATAATCAGTTGCAACATTTACCACCGGAAATCGGAGAATTGAAGACGTTAGCATGCCTGGACGTATCTGAAAACCGTCTGGAAGATCTTCCGGAAGAAATAGGAGGTTTAGAATCTTTAACAGATTTGCATTTATCGCAAaatgttattgaaaaattgccTGATGGTCTTGGAGAATTACAGAAACTTACTATACTCAAAGTCGATCAAAATAGGCTTTCTACTCTAAATTCAAATATAGGCAG GTGTGAGAACTTACAAGAATTAATTCTTACGGAAAATTTTCTCCTCGAACTGCCTGTAACTATAGGAAAACTTCATAAtctaaacaatttaaatgtagATAGAAATAGTTTACAATCGCTTCCTACAGAAATCG gaaatttaaaacaattggGTGTACTGTCTTTAAGAGATAACAAACTGCAGTATCTTCCTATTGAAGTTGGACAATGTACAGCTCTTCATGTGTTGGATGTCTCAGGCAAtag ATTACAGTACTTGCCATATTCCTTGATCAATTTGAACTTAAAGGCAGTATGGTTAAGTAAGAATCAAGCACAGCCAATGCTTACTTTTCAGACAGACGTTGATGAGGAAACAGGGCAAGAagtattaatttgttttcttttgcCACAATTGGAAATTCATCCAGATG ATTCAGGAAGAATTGGTATGCTTGGTGGTATGAGAAATGTTGTTCAAGATGGCGAAATGCGTGAGCTTGGTAGTAGCGATGATGAAGGCTggcaagaaaaagaagcgtCGCGAACACATTCCGTGAAATTTACGGATGAACCTCCGGAAACTGATAAGGAG ACACCGTTCGTACGACAAAATACCCCTCATCcaaaagaattaaaagcaaaagctcataaattatttagtaaaGGAAAAAATGACAGCCGATCAGCATCTACAGATGAGCag GATGTTTCTCAAACATTTGGTTTGGATAAAACTGAGACTGATATTTCAACAAAGTCCAACGATTTGACTACAGAGACTATAGAGCAAGAATCATTACAACCTGAATCTATAGAAAATGCACAAAAAGAAACCATACCTGGAATAGCAGCTGATAATGCAGATTTTCAGTCCAGCAATGAACCAGAAATAGTTTCTAATCAATATATCACAGAATCTAATGCT gATGTGAGGACTGAAGGTTCAATATCTGAATCAAAGGATATAAATGACAAAGATGAGGAAGAAtctgaaaatgaagaaacacaAAGACATGTCGAATTTTCTATTGTAGAAGGTATTGATTATGATGGTAGTGGTGATTCAAATAGACCAAATAGACTCCATCGTAGAGATACTCCACatcacttgaaaaataaacgaatccATACAGCaatagataaagaaaaagtagcTTCCATTATTGCACAG GCActtacgaagaaaaatgacgAAATCTCCACATCCACGTCAGCACCTGCAGAACCCACAGAAAATTTTGACGCTCAAAGTCAAG GTGCGATTTCTGATGCTGAGCCGACGATAGAAGTACGAGAGGAACAATATGAAATTCATATCGAAAGAACGACAGGTGGTCTTGGTTTATCAATAGCTGGTGGAATTGGTTCAACCCCTTTTAAGGGTGACGATGAAGGCATTTTTATTTCCAGAGTCACGGAAG GTGGACCTGCAGACTTAGCAGGTTTAAAAGTGGAGGATAAAGTATTGTCTGTAAATGGTGTTTCAGTAGTAAACGTAGGTCATTATGATGCTGTAGAAGTTTTGAAAGCTTGTGGACGTGTCCTTGTGTTAGTGGTTCAAAGAGAAGTTACGAGGATAGTGCCACCATATGAACAG GTATCGTCGAGAAAAGACTCAGCGTGCTCTAGTTTAAGTACCAGTAGAGCTCCAAGTGCGACGTCTCATGTTTCATCTACAGGTTTACCgcataatttagaaaatggtGATGCTTTACCTCATGATGCTATTAAG TCTAAGAAAATCCCTGAACCTATATCATCAACAAAGGCGGGCAATGAACCAATGGTATCTGTTCTTGTTCACACGACATTAATACGGGACCAAAATGGACTTGGATTTAGTATTGCCGGTGGAGAAGGTTCTCCACCATTCAAAGACAATAGCGAT gcgatatatatttcaagaataaCCGATGGTGGTGTGGCACAAAAAGATGGTAAATTATTAGTTGGAGACAAAGTAATATCt attaatGGAGTTGAAATGAGAGGAGCCAAACATGAGCAAGCAGTTGCTTTATTAACAGGTTTGGAAAGATTCGTTCGATTAGTGGTCGAACGTGAAATTCCACTTTCGCAAGCAAATGCAGCCACAGTTGTAACACCTTCAGAAAAGTCACCACGAGTGATCGGTGCACCTAGACCATATACAGGATTATATAACGCCAATAGTTATATAGCGAATAGACCGGGTTACACCGGATATCGACGTTCTATCGATGCTGATAGGACTCTATCGCCAAGTCCTACTTCGAAAACGCCTCCGCctatgaaaattgaaactacTGAGCTACCAAAAATGAATGGTGTTACAGAATCAGGAAATATTAAGAACGTTTCTTCGATATCACCAAGTCCGACAAATAGCCAGCCACATCCACAACCTGCCCCCAGGCATAGCATTTCGCAACCTACAATTACACCCACGACAACTACAAGCTCGACGCCCACATCTTCTACAGAACCTAGGTCAACCTCACCCCAGGAAGACATACAG gaCGTAATTCTTGTAAAAGAAGGATCCCTAGGATTCAGTATTATTGGCGGTACAGATCATTCGTGTACTCCATTTGGTGCAAAAGAGcctggaatttttatatctcat GTTGTGCCTGGTGGTATAGCTGCAAAATCTGGTAAATTGAGAATGGGTGATAGGATACTAAAGGTAAATGGTACTGATGTAACAAAAGCTACTCATCAAGAGGCTGTGATGGAACTTTTGCGACCAGGCGATCAAATAGTGCTTACTGTCCAACATGATCCACTACCAGAAAATTATCAG CTGGTCGAAATAGAGTACATCCCTGTGACA GAATTAGTTATTACAAAAGAACCAGGCGAAAAATTGGGCATGCACATTAAAGGAGGACTTCGAGGGCAAAAAGGAAATCCCCTTGATCATACAGATGAAGGGGTGTTTATATCCAAAATCAATTCAGGTGGTGCAGCTAAAAGAGATGGAAGACTGAAG GTTGGAATGAGACTACTAGAAGTCAATGGAACGTCGCTACTAGGTGCGACTCATCAAGAAGCAGTAAATATATTACGGTGTTCAGGAAACACAATTACGTTAGTAGTTTGTAAAGGATATgataaaagtgaaattgaaCCAGTATTGCCATTATCCGATGGTAGAGATTCTAAAGAATCTAGGACATCCAAGGAATTGAAGGATCCTGCAGCAGAGGGTACTAAATCATTATCGCAAAGTATATCTAGTTTGGATCGCGATGATGAAGAAGCAGCAACTCTCAGACAAGAGCAAGAAATGAAAGCTGAGCTTGTAGCATGGgaacaagaagaaagagaacgtGCTTTGCTTGAACATAGAGAAAAATCTACCCCTGAAAAA GTATTAGATGTAGTAAGAGCAGCTGAATCATTAGTAAGCAAATCAAGTAGTCCGGTTGACATGGTTGTACCACCAAAGTCACCAGGTGGTACAAAAGATCTCAAAACAACCACTATTGTGATGAGCAAACACACTTTAGCACCTCAAAATACAAAT TCACTGAGCAAAGAGAGAGATGGAACATCAGTGGACAGTCCATCGCCCCAATCTCCGGTCTCTACTCTTACTTCATCAATGAATTTTGATCGCTCTACTGCTGTCCAAAGCTTGCCCTctccaaagaaaaaaagttccATACCAaaacgtagtattacatttgCTGATCTTCCTCCCAGTTCTAGAAAAGAACCAATTAATTATCCGACTTCAACAAATGAATATCCTTCATCTTTGCAtgataatagatatatttctgATCCTCAAATTACTTCTTATAAGAAAGTCTATCAAAATCCTATCCAAACTACTCAGTACTCATCTCGTTCCAAACTTCCTCCTACACCTTTGACTGCTCCTCCATCCATGGGAGATTATGGCACTTCAGTCCCTTTTGATAAACGACAGAACGCACGCTCTGTTGGTGGGAGTAATCAGGTTGAG cTTTCACCAACACCATCACCAACACCACCTTTAGTGAAGATGTCAGTtagcgataaaaagaaattgtttgaaaGTGCCATGGAGGAACATTTGAAACCTTCCCCTAAGCCAg aaaaagtattcagtttTCTAAGTCAAGATGaagttgaaaaaatgaaacaagaaGAAG aaaaaaagaTAGCTACTCTAACGCGGGATGAATTAAAATCATGGGCTCAACTCGATGAAAACGAAGGCTTGGAAGATTTAGAGGAAACATTAGAAGATCAGGATAATCGGCGACCTAA TAGCCGACTGAGTTCGCGAAGTTCGATCCCCCTTCTGCAGAATCTTCCAAGCAGTGTAAGGACAGCAAAAGCAGAACGTCGCTTGAAAGAGAGACTGATACAAGAg gGTATAATTTCtgatgaagatgaagaaagtCATTTGAGTCCTGCTGAACAAAGAGCACTAAGAGCAGAAAAGCGTGCAGCATGGAGACAAGCACGTTTAAAATCTCTGGAACAG GATGCTATTCAAGCACAGATggtaattaagaaaatgaGTGAAATGATGGATACTACAAATAAGGCAGATCCTACGCAGGATTCTACAGATGCTGTTACTGCTGTTCCTGAAACAGAAAAGACAGCCGAT TTCACTACGTTACGGCCGTCTAGTGCAGATTTTCCCAAACTTGCTGTACGCAGCAAGGTGGGTCCCCCTAAAGAGATACGCGAATCCGAGAAAGTAGTGGACGAGAAGGTCACTCGACGTACCGAGGAATATGTGGATGAGGTGACGGGTGAACGGCGTGTCCGTACAGTCGAATACGTCGAGAAGCTCATTGAGCGACAG gTTGAAACTCTacgagaaaaaattatatcattggAACTAAGTAATGCAGAAGATGAAGTAGAAAGTATTATCGGAACAGGAGCAAGCGACGCTGAAAGCGAAAGTGAAGAAATTACTGGACAGCCTTCTAATGTGAATACCACGCAAGAGAAAACTGAAACAATTATACCTACAAGTGCCACTGAAGATGCCGCTCCTAAAATAAGTGCAAATACTATTCttgtttcaaagaaaaagaaacgaaaacgttCGAAAAAAGGTCGTCATTGA